GGGTACGTTGCGCATCGCCGCCACCGCGCCGTACTACATCCTCGACCTGGTGAAGGCGTTCCGCGAGCGGCTGCCCCAGGTGGAGGTGTCGATGGAGATCGGCAACTCCCAGCAAGTGCTCGAAGCGCTGGAGGACTACCGGGTGGACGTCGCGGCCTCGTCGCAGTTGCTGGAGGATGCCCGGCTGATCCGCCGGGTGCTCGGCAGCGACCCGCTGGTGCTGGCGGTGCACCGCAACCATCCGCTGGCGGCGCATGACCATGTGGCGCTGAGCGCGCTGGCCGGGCATACCCTGCTGATGCGCGAGTCCGGCTCCACCACCCGCCGCCTGACCGAAGAACTGCTGGCCGGCGCCGGCGTGGGCTTCGGCCCGCTGCTGGAGATCGGCAGCCGCGAATCGATCCGCGAGGCGGTGCTGCGCAACATCGGCATCAGCATCATCGCCCGCCAGGAAGTGCCCCACGATCCGCAGCTGCGGGTGCTGACCCTGGAGAACGCGCCGCAGATCCCCGAATACCTCTACTGCCTCAAAGAGCGCAAAGGCGCCCGGTTGCCGGCGGCTTTCCTCGGCCTGGCGCAGGAAATGTCCCCAGCCTGAGACTTTTCGGTGCCTGTGCCGGCCTCATCGCTGGCAAGTCGAGTCGTCGCACCGCAGCTCCCGCAGTTGTCCTTGGTGCTCACAAAATAGGTATCCACTGAAGCTCCCTGTGGGAGCCGGCTTGCCAGCGATGGGGACAGATCAAACAACACATGATCTGAAGTCCTGAACCCAAATCCATGAATACCACTATCGGCCGTTTTTGCCCGACTGCCATATGACGGACGCATTACAACCCTAGGATGGCCCTCATCTGCTCGATGAGGCCTGCCCATGAACCCTGCAACCGTCCTGACCACTCCCGGCGCACCGATGAAAGTGCGCAACGTGCAAAAGCGCTTCGGCGCGTTCACGGCGCTGGACAACGTCTCCCTCGACGTGGCCGCCGGCGAGCTGGTGTGCCTGCTCGGCCCGTCGGGCTGCGGCAAGACCACCTTGCTGCGCTGCATCGCCGGCCTGGAGAAGCAGGACAGCGGCGAGCTGTACCTCGGCGAGCGCGACGTGTCCCACCTGGCGCCCCAGGCCCGGGACTACGGCATTCTGTTCCAGTCCTACGCCTTGTTCCCCAACCTGACCGTCGAAGCGAACATCGCCTACGGCCTGGCCGGCAGCGGCCGCGACGAAGTGCGCCGCCGGGTCGGTCAGATGCTGGAACTGGTGGGCCTGGTCGGCAGCGAGAAAAAGTACCCCGGCCAACTGTCCGGCGGTCAGCAGCAACGGGTCGCCCTGGCCCGGGCCCTGGCGCCGTCGCCGTCGCTGCTGCTGCTCGACGAGCCGATGTCGGCCCTCGACGCCCGGGTGCGCGAGCACCTGTGCACCGAACTGCGCCAACTGCAGCGCAACCTCGGCATCACCACCCTGATGGTCACCCACAACCAGGACGAAGCCATGCTGATGGCCGACCGCATCGCCGTGATGCACAACGGCAAGGTCGAGCAGTACGCCACGCCCCAGGAGATCTACGACCGTCCGGCCACGCCGTTCGTCGCCGAATTCGTCGGCCAGGGCAACTGGCTGCCGTTCCAGCGCAGCAGCGACAGCCATGCGCGGGTCGGCGGGATGAACCTGCGCCTGGCCGACGGCAGCGTCCACAGCCCTTCCGGCCGCCTGTTCTGCCGTCCGGAAGCGATCAGCGTCAATCCGCTGGTGCACGAGGAAAACCTGTTCCCGGCCAAGGTG
This Pseudomonas ekonensis DNA region includes the following protein-coding sequences:
- a CDS encoding putative 2-aminoethylphosphonate ABC transporter ATP-binding protein, whose protein sequence is MNPATVLTTPGAPMKVRNVQKRFGAFTALDNVSLDVAAGELVCLLGPSGCGKTTLLRCIAGLEKQDSGELYLGERDVSHLAPQARDYGILFQSYALFPNLTVEANIAYGLAGSGRDEVRRRVGQMLELVGLVGSEKKYPGQLSGGQQQRVALARALAPSPSLLLLDEPMSALDARVREHLCTELRQLQRNLGITTLMVTHNQDEAMLMADRIAVMHNGKVEQYATPQEIYDRPATPFVAEFVGQGNWLPFQRSSDSHARVGGMNLRLADGSVHSPSGRLFCRPEAISVNPLVHEENLFPAKVREITFLGNRCRMSFELDQLPGHALLAELAPEAMPRLGAQQIMVALPPRSLQVFA
- a CDS encoding LysR family transcriptional regulator produces the protein MLSAELKAFYMVARLGSITLAAKKLGLSQPTVTTQIRHLESQYSVELFYRGGRRLTVSDEGARLLPMVKALLQQEADIEFFLRNSGQVQGTLRIAATAPYYILDLVKAFRERLPQVEVSMEIGNSQQVLEALEDYRVDVAASSQLLEDARLIRRVLGSDPLVLAVHRNHPLAAHDHVALSALAGHTLLMRESGSTTRRLTEELLAGAGVGFGPLLEIGSRESIREAVLRNIGISIIARQEVPHDPQLRVLTLENAPQIPEYLYCLKERKGARLPAAFLGLAQEMSPA